The following are encoded in a window of Oncorhynchus tshawytscha isolate Ot180627B unplaced genomic scaffold, Otsh_v2.0 Un_contig_156_pilon_pilon, whole genome shotgun sequence genomic DNA:
- the LOC121845069 gene encoding LOW QUALITY PROTEIN: carbohydrate sulfotransferase 12-like (The sequence of the model RefSeq protein was modified relative to this genomic sequence to represent the inferred CDS: inserted 2 bases in 1 codon) produces MGKWRWFRVSLVLGSVFMILLIILYWDDVGASHLYLPPLSPRPAPHHSPTHPTPSFLSDINAFVNQFLEGTNDPTDXPPPDSANQSEHAEERYIPRREWKVHLTPIDPEKRLGQERRRQRLHDLCHHGDDLAFPGKNRSFDDIPNRELDHLIVDDRHGIIYCYVPKVACSNWKRIMIVLSESLLQEGVPYRDPLAVPQEMVHNSSLHFTFNKFWKRYGKFSRHLMKVKLQKYTKFLFVRDPFVRLISAYRNKFEQPNEEFYRRFALLMLRRYGNHSEPPAAVGDAFPAGIRPSFSEFVQYLLDPKTESDAPFNEHWRQVYRLCHPCQIQYDFVGQLETVEEDAEQLLRVLKVDNVVDFPPSHRNHTASSWQEDWFSRVPLVARRGLYRLYEPDFRLFGYSRPDSLLD; encoded by the exons ATGGGGAAGTGGAGGTGGTTCCGTGTCTCTCTGGTTCTGGGTTCAGTCTTTATGATCCTGTTGATTATTCTCTACTGGGACGACGTTGGAGCCTCTCACctctacctgccccccctctcaCCCCGGCCCGCCCCTCACCACTCCCCCACACACCcaaccccctccttcctctccgacATCAATGCCTTCGTAAACCAGTTCCTGGAGGGAACCAATGATCCTACAGA TCCGCCCCCAGACTCTGCCAACCAATCAGAGCACGCTGAGGAGCGGTACATTCCCCGGAGGGAGTGGAAAGTCCATCTGACGCCCATCGACCCCGAGAAACGACTAGGACAG gagAGAAGGCGGCAGCGTCTCCATGACCTCTGTCACCATGGTGATGACCTGGCTTTTCCGGGGAAGAACCGTTCGTTTGACGACATCCCCAACAGGGAGCTGGATCACCTGATCGTCGACGACCGCCACGGTATCATATACTGCTACGTccccaag GTGGCGTGTAGTAACTGGAAGAGGATCATGATCGTGCTCAGTGAGAGTCTGCTCCAGGAGGGAGTTCCGTACAGGGACCCTCTGGCGGTTCCTCAGGAGATGGTCCACAACAGCAGCCTCCACTTCACCTTCAACAAGTTCTGGAAACGCTACGGGAAGTTCTCACGACACCTGATGAAG GTGAAGCTCCAGAAGTACACTAAGTTCCTGTTTGTCAGAGATCCGTTCGTCCGCCTCATCTCAGCGTATCGGAACAAATTTGAGCAGCCCAACGAGGAGTTCTACCGCCGATTCGCTCTGCTCATGCTCCGTCGCTATGGTAACCACTCTGAACCTCCCGCGGCAGTGGGCGACGCGTTTCCTGCGGGAATCCGCCCCTCCTTCTCAGAGTTCGTCCAATACCTACTGGACCCCAAGACGGAGAGCGACGCCCCCTTCAACGAGCACTGGAGACAGGTCTACCGGCTATGCCACCCCTGTCAAATACAG TATGACTTTGTGGGTCAGCTGGAGACGGTTGAGGAGGATGCTGAACAGCTGCTGAGGGTTTTGAAGGTGGACAACGTGGTTGACTTCCCCCCCTCTCACAGGAACCACACGGCCAGCAGCTGGCAGGAGGACTGGTTCAGCAGGGTGCCCCTAGTGGCCAGGAGGGGTCTCTACAGGCTGTATGAACCAGACTTCAGACTGTTTGGCTACTCCAGACCAGACTCCCTgctagactga